Genomic window (Methanosphaera sp. WGK6):
TATCTATTAATCTTATTACACTATTCTTGGAAATAATATTTGTAATATTATATTTATTTCAAATATATGATATTATTAAAATAACTAAGAAAGCAAATAATTTTTTAGATTAATTATTCTAATTTAATTCAGTTTATTATATAAATTAAGAGCGTAGTTTATTTATATGAAAATTTTAAATAAGTTAAATAATATATATAAAAATATTGAAATTTATTAAATTAAAAATTATATTTCACAGGGTTACTAAAAGTATAATTTAATAATATAATGGAGACAAGTGTCTATGGAATATGGAATGTATCATGAAATTAAGGATCAACCAATCTCTTTAAGACGTACAATCGATGCAGAGAAAAAACATATGGAACAAATATCCAAAGAATTCAGTAAATTTGATAAGATTTTTTTAATTGGTTGTGGAAGTTCACTATCAACTTGTTATACTGTAAAAGATGCAATGAAATCTATTTCTACAAAAAACATTGATGTACAAACAGGTTTTGATTTTGTAGATTATCAATATTTAGAAAAAGACAGTAATGTGGGTGTTATTTTAACATCTCAGTCAGGTGAAACATCAGATACTCTTGCAGCACTAAGAAAAGCAAAAAAATACAATATAAAAACAGTATCAATCACTAATATTGAAGATAGTTCAATGGCAAAAGAAGCAGATGATACAATTATCACAAGATGTGGTGAAGAATTAGCAATACTTGGTACAAAAACATATGTAACTCAATTATTTTCCTTATATGTTATATTATTTAATATGGTGAAAACAGAAAGATCTCAAAAAGTTTTAGAACAGCTAGATTTAATTCCAGATATTATTGAAAATTTAATCAATAATACAGAAGAAAAATCAAAACAAATGGCTAAAACAAATAAAGATGTTGATTTATTCTATTGTATGGGTAGTGGATTAAACTTTGGACTGGCTTATAAATTAGCAATGACAATGTTCATGGAAGGATCACTAAAACATGCATGTCCTGTATATTCTGGAGAATTTAGGCATGGTTTAATAGAACGTGTTGAAAAAGATGTTACAGTTGTCTTCCTAAAATCAGATGATGATTTTGATGATGTAACAAAAAGAGCAATAACATTCTGTGAAGATTTAGAAGTAAATTCCATAATTTTTGATTTAAAAGATTATGCAGATATAGACCCATTATTAACACCATTCGGATTAATAATACCATTAGAATGGTTCATATATCACTTATCCATATATAATGGAGAAGACCCTGGAAGTACAAGACATATTGGAAAAATAAGATACTAATCTTACTTTTATTCTTTTTAAACTTTTATTCTAACCATCAATTTTTCAGTATTTTTTTTTAATATTAATAGTATAATTTAAATTACATTGTTTATAAAACTAAATATATACAAATAAGATATATTTTTTTATTTAAATAAAATTTTTTGGAGAAGTGATTTTTTGTATTCAATTAAATCTAGTAAAGAATTCAATGACTTAAGTCCATTTATAATAATTGGGGCTGGAGGTGGAGGAGAAAAATTCTCTAACTTTTCAGGTGTAGAAACAGCAGGTTTCTTAGATGATTCAGAACAAAAACAAGGAAAAGATTTCTGTGGACATATAGTAGGTTCTGACTTAAAAAAAATGGTTGAAGAAACTAATTCAAAAACAGTTGCAATAATGCTACCTATAGGAGCTGAAGGTGCCGCACTAAAATATGCTGTTCAAGCAATAGATCTTGGACAAAATGTATTAGCATCATTTAGATCATTACCTTTAGAAGAAAACCCTTCTTTAATAAAATTTGCAAAACAAAAAGGCGTTCAAATTAAACAAATTAGTTCAAGATTAGATAATGTTGAAAAAGTAATGGGAAAAGCACCTGAGAAAGTAACAGAAGTACTACCAAAAATAACATACATGCATAAAAAACCAGTAATATATGTTGGTGGAACTTCACAAGAATCTGGAAAAAGAACAACTACTAGAAAACTAGGAAAAGCTGCTAAAGATTTAGGACTTAATGCAATCATATTTTCAACAGATGAAATGGGATTAGATGAACCAACAGATATTAATTTCAGAGCAGGTAGTCTATCTGTAATGGATGTTCCTGCTGCAATTATGGGAACTGTAAAATACATGGAAGAAAATGAAGATGCAGATATAATATTTATAGAAGGTCAAGCTAGTTTAACAGAAACAGGAAATCCACATCCAAAAGGATTATCTGCATCAATATTGTTTGGAGCAATGCCTGATGCTGTAATATTATGTCATAGACCAAATCATCCATTTAGGGAACCAGTAAGTATAGCTACAGAATTAAACGCTGTTGAAGCAGTAGAACCAACAAAAGTAATTGGATTATCAATAAATAGAAGAAATTCTCCAGAAACTTCATTAGAAGAAATTGAATCAGAATTTAATTTACCAACAGTGGACTTACATACAGATTCAAATGGTGGAATAACCAGATTAATTAAAACAGTTTTAGATTATGTGGGTGAAGAATAATGGAAAATTCAATTAAAGATTTCACAGTTAATATAAAAAAATCGGTCAATGATTTTACTGATGAATATAGTATGGAACCAAATTTCAATAATAACCAAAAAATGATTGATGATAATGTTGTATCATCTATAGAAAAGTCTTATGATGATGATTATGAAGATATTGTAGTAGATCATGATGATGATTTAATTGAAATAGATCCTGTAAATACAATAGATACAATAAGATTAGTTAAAGTTAAATCACTTAGTGCATTATCTGATGAATTAGATAATGTTAATAAAACAGGTGTTCCAGCAATTTTGGATTTAAAATATATTCAAGAAAGACGAGCTTCAGAATTCAAAAAAGTTGCTTCAACATTCAGAGCTTTTAAAACCACAACAAATGCAAATGTTGTTTTATTAGGCAGTACAAAAAATGTTGTTGTTGTAACACCAGAAGATATATTATTATTAAAACAATAAATATTCTGAATTTAAAAAAAATCAGTACTTCTCTCTTTTTATTTTTTACAATATTAAATATTAATTCTATTTCTTTTAAAAAAAGTTATAAATAGTTTTAAATTTTCAAATCATGAAAATCAACAATATTTTTATATAAAACTTTGTTAATATCACTCTTTTTAAAACCATTTACTTCTAAGCTATGTTTAGTCTCTGGTAACGACATGTGATTTGATGGAGCAGAACTCATATCACTATCCAATACAAATTTATCAAAACCATATTTATCAAGCATACGTACAGTATCATCTACAGACATTTTTTCTGGTTGTACTGTTATACCAAGAGTATATTTCTTATCAATAATCATGTCAACTATTGAAAAATCAACATGGTCTAATTGAACTAATTTTGGATTAATATTATTATCAATTAATTCAATAGTTGTTTTAGTTACTTCTGCTTTATCTGTTCTTGGTGTATGTACAATCACATTATAATTGTTTTCATCAGCAAATTGTAATTGTTCTACAAATACTTCTTGTTCTAGTTTTGCTGTTGAATTTATACCAATTTCACCAACTGCAATAACATGTTTTTCCATCATATATTCTGGAAGTTTTTCAATAACTTTTGTGTAGTCAATAGGAATTGCTCTTGGATGAACACCTACTGCTGCATATACTGTGACACCATGCCTAGCTATTCTTTTAGGTTCTTGGTATACAATCCTATTTAAATGTTCAATTGTAACATTAGATTGATTCATTTCTAAAGGATCATGTGCACAGGCAATAACTGCTTCAACACCAGCCATTTTTATATCTTTAAAGTTTTCAAGTGGTCTAGTATCGGCATGCATATGAGCATCAATAATCATATCAATCACTTATTCTTTTATTTCTTCAAATTTAGAAAATCCATTAATAAGTTCAGTTATAATTAATGGTAATTTTTCAATATCTATTCGTTTTTGTTCAAAGGTATCACGATTACGTATTGTAACTTTTTTATCTTCAACAGTATCATAATCTATGGTTACTGCAAATGGAATTCCTATTTCATCACCACGTGCATATCTACGACCAATAGTTCCACTACCATCAAATGTTGTGATTATGTTGTTTTTACGTAACGTTTTTTCAATATTTCGAGCAATATCTACTAATGGTTCTTTGTTTACTAATGGTAGAACAGCAACTTTTATTGGAGCTATTTTAGCTGGTATTTTAAGGTATGCTCTTGTTTCTCCTTCTTCAGAAGTATCTTCGGTATATGAATGAAGTAATGTTGAATAAATTATACGGTCAATACCATATGATGGTTCAATTACATGAGGTACTATTCTTTCTCCTCTTATTTGTTCTTCTTTTGTTTCAAATGTTACAAATGAATCATCTATTTCATATTGAGTATCATTTATTTCAAATTCATATTTATGTCCTGATTCAAATGTGGATTTAATTATATCTGGATTTGTTTTTTCAAGTATTTCTTTAGCTTTTGCAGAATCTCCTTTGAATGTTGGACCAAATTTTTTCATATTAAAGGATGGTTTGGTCACTGTCACTGTTTTCGGAGTTTCATATTCTTTGAATACGGATAAATCTTCTTTACTATGTGCAATATGTGATTTTAAGTCAAAATCAGTACGATCTGCAATACCTATAATTTCTACCCATCCATATTGGTCAGTTTTAACTTCAGCATCCCAGCAATCAATAGCATAGTGGGCCATTTCATCAGGTAAGTGTTGTCTGAAACGTATTGCATCTTCAGGAATTCCAATATCAGTTAAGAATTTACGTGCAATAACTATTTGATATATTAACATTTCGCTTGATACAATGTTATTTTTAATAGCATCTTTAACTTTTATTTGTATTGGTTCTTCTTCATTTAATTGTTCTTTTTGACTATATAATCTTAGTTCATAGTCTTCAATTGTAGAATAATTTTCATGACTTTTATCTGAAGGATCTACGAATATTTCTGCTTCTGCTTGAGTAAATTCTCTTAGTCTTATTACTCCTTGTCTTGGGGATAATTCATTTCTATATGATTTACCTAATTGAACTATACCAAATGGTAGTTTATCTTTGTAGAATCTACTTATTCTTTTAAATGCAATAAATATTCCTTGCGCTGTTTCAGGACGCATATATCCTGTTTGTTTTCCGCTTACACCTATTTGTGTTTTAAACATTAGATTATAACTTTGTACAGGAGCTAGTTTTCCTTCACAGTTATCACATACAATATTGTTTTCTTCAATGATTTCTGTTAAAGTTTCATCTGGAAGACCTTCTACTTCTTTATTTATTGCTGCTTCGATTATATGATCAGCTCTATATACTTCGTTACATTCAGTACATTGGGTCATAGGGTCAGTAAAGTTATCAACGTGACCTGATGCTTTTAATGTATTTCTTGGCATAATTGTTGGTGCTTCTATTTCATAGAATCCTTCTTGTGAAACATAGTATTTTCTCCAAAGATTCATTATATTATTTTTAAGAACACCACCTAATGGCCCGTAATCATAAAATCCTGCTACTCCTGAGTATATTTCAAAAGATGGATATAAAAATCCTCTTTTTCTTGATATACTCATCATTTCTTCATTTCCCATTATTTTCCTCCTTGTTTTATATCAAAGTCTTCTTTTATTTTACTTACTTGTGGTCCTGTTTGTCCCATATATTTACTATCTCGTTCTTTATGGCCATATGGTTTAGCAGATGGTGAGGTCATAGTTTCAAATACTATTTGACATACTCTTTGTTTAGGATATAATGCAACAGGCATTTTTCCAATATTGGATATTTCAAGTGTTATTTTACCTTCAAATCCTGGATCAATATAACCTGCTGTTACATGCATTGTAATACCTAATCTTCCCATGGATGATCTACCTTCTACACGTGCAACAATATCATCTGGTAGTTTCACGGTTTCAAGTGTTGTTGCAAGGGTAAATTCACCAGGATGTATTATGAATGGTTGTTCATCATCTATTGTAAATGATTCCATATATGATTCTAAATCAGTATTGTCAAAGGGGTCTATGTATGGTTTACTGATTATTTTAAATCCTTTGAATTCATTTCCTATTCTTAAATCTACTGATGATGGTTGAATTTGTTTTTCATCGAGTATGGGATCAATTACAATTTTATCTTCATCTAAATATTTTTTTATATCGATGTCACTAAGTATTGCCATAGGTCTATTCCTCATGAGACTTTTTGATTCTGGTATCTATACGTTTTAATGTTCCACGAAGGGTTCGTGTTTCACGTCCTACCATAAATGCTCTTCCTATTATTCGTTTAACAAGAATTTTCACTTGTTTTTCTTTATGTTCTGCATAATCTAATTTTGAGATAATATTGTCTGTTAGTTGAAGTAATATTTCTTTATCTTCATAACTTGCAATATCTATATTATCTATTGGGTAACTTTTCTTATTTTTAAATATTTCATAAAAAATAATTGTAGCAGCGTGTGTAATATTCATTATGGGGTATTCATCACTTGTAGGAATCGTAACTAAAACATCACAAGATTCTAATTCATGATTACTAAGTCCATCACCTTCACGTCCAAATAATAGTGCAATATTACCATTTATTTGCATTGTTTTTCCTAATTCTTCTGGTGTAATTGGGATGCGTGGTACATTATAACTTCCTCCAGGAGTACCTGTAGTACCTACAACTGAAGTTATTTCATTATCTTTTATAAACTCATCAAGAGTATCATATATCAATGCATCTTGTACTAATTCTCGAGCATGCATTGCTTGATAATATGCGTCATTTTCTAGTTTACATGGATTAATTAAAACTAGTTTTTTTAATCCAAAATTTTTCATACATCTTGCAAGAAATCCAATATTTCCAGATGTTTTTGGTTCAACAAATACTGTATAAATTTTCAAATAGAATCACTATATTTATATTTGTATGATATTTTTAAAATAATTTGGGGGTGTGATGTTACTGTAAAAAAATTATGGATGTAATTATTAAATAGTGTATTATTTTTCATGTTTTAACGTGTGGATAAAACTAATTTTTTATTAAATTATTTTTTTTTCAATTAATTTTAGATTTTTTTTTGGAGGATGCTCTTTTTTCAATGGAGGGGTATTTACTGATGTAATATAATATAAATTTAAATATTATTACTATTTAATAATTAATCATTAAATTATGGAGGTTAATAATTCATGAAATTACCATCAAATTTTAATATTAATTTAAATGCAGTAATCCTTTTATTACTAGGACTTATAGCAATATCATTTCCTCTAGTTTCAACAATGACTGTTGGAATTATCACAGGTTTCATGTTTTTAATGGTTGCTTTAGTATTGTTCATAACATCAACTGGTAAATTTATATTTAGTAAATATTTGGGTTATTTATCTATAATTCTTGCTGTTCTTTGTTTAATTCTCAGTTGGTTTTTAATGTTTGATCCTGCAGATGTAACAATGCTTGCAAGCTATGTTATATATATTTTAGGAATAATAATGATAATTTCAGGTATTTCTCATATTATAACTGCTAAGGTATTTAAACCAGTGTTGATTATGGGAATTATTGATGTACTTTTTGGTATTTTATATATTATTGTTGGTACATTTATTATTAATCCAGTACATTTAGGTTATGTTATTGGTGTATGGCTGTTATTATCTGGAATTTTATCATTATTTTCTTGGGATAATTATTAGTTTTTTTATCCTATTTTTCTTTTTTTTTAACTGTAACTAATTTTATATTACTTCTCAACATATATTATTATATAATTCAACTATATGGATGATAAATAATGAAACTTGTAACAACACCTAATATTGAAGGAAAATCTGTTAAAAAATACTATGGTATAGTGAATGGTGAAGGTTTAATAGGTGCTAATGTGTATAAAGATATTTTTTCAGGAGTTCGTGATGTAGTTGGTGGTAGAACTTCTACTTATGAAAAAGAATTAAAAAAAGCACGAGAAATAGCAATTAATAGTATGATAGAAAAAGCTGAGGCTATGGGGGCTAATGTTATTTTAAATGTTAGAATAAAATATAGTAATTTAGGTGGTACTATGGGTAATACAATTTTAGTAAGTGTTAATGGAACTGCTGTGTTATATTGATTATTTTTTTTTTAAAAAAAATATAATATAAGAAGCATATTTATTCATATGCTCTTTTTATTAATTCCATTAAGTTAATAATGGATGTGTTCATATTGTTTTTAGTTAATGAATCTTGTATGTTAAATTCACAGAAAGGACAATTTGTAACAACATAATCCACATCTAATTCTTTAATCATATCTACTTTATCATCTGCTAAAGCTTCTGCTAGTTCAGGTTTTCCAGATTTTACTCCTCCACCTGCACCACAACATTGATCAGGTTTTGCCATTTCAATGAATTCAACACCTTTTAAATTATTTAAGATATTACGTGGCTGTTTACTAATTCCTTGTCCTCTTATAAGATGACATGGGTCATGGTATGTAACTTTAATATCTAATTCTTTCATATCTTCTGAATTTAATTTTCCATCTAAAAATTCAGTAATGTCCATTACATTAAGATTTGCACCATATTCAGGATAATTTCTTTTAAGTGTTGAACCACAACCAGCACACACTGTTAGTACAATATCGTATTCTTTAAATATTTCATAATTTTTCTTCACTAAATTTGGTATAATTTCAGTTTGTCCTGTTCTTAGTAAAGGTGAACCACAACATACTTGTTCTTCAGGTATATCTACTTCATAACCTAGTTTGGTTAGAATAGTAATAAGATTTTCTGCAATCCATGGTAGCCGATTATCTATCATACAACCAGTGAAGAATGCAATTTTAGGTTTTTCTTCAAACTTATGTGTTTGATTATATGATTTAACAAATCCTTCAGGATATTTTCCTTCGCCTGTTGGTTGAACACTACGACCTGTATCATGAACATATTCTCTTATTATTTTATGTTCTTTTAATGGACCTTCTTTTTCAGTACATATTTGTGCTCTTAATTTTTCAATAGCTTTTCCATAGATATCTATTTCTTTTGGACAAGTTATAGAACATTGACCACAAGAGGTACAATAATAAATACCAGCATCTATAGCATCTTCATTTCGAGAAAAATCTTCTCGTGGATCAAATGAAATTTCAGATAATGCTCTCATAAAATAAGGGCCTACATAATTTTCAGTTTTTTGAATAACAGGACACATAGAAATACATGAATAACAATCAATACATCCTCTTAATGCTTCTGTTCTTTTGTATTCTTCTGGTTTTATAATTGCAGGTTCACTTACAGTTTCATTAGAATCTATTGAAGCCATATATAAATTAAGATTATTTGTTTCATCATTTAATGTACTACGATCAACAATTAAATCTTTAATAACTTTAAAATCTAATGGTTCTAATGTATCATTGTCATTAATTTCAGCTTTACATGCTAATTTTGCTTTTCCATTTACTTTAATTGCACAGGATCCACATTGTCCTGCTCTACAAGAATATCTATAAGCAATTTCTGCATCATATTTATTATTTATTTGTTGTAACGCATCTAAAACTTTCATTTTATTTGTTTTTTCAATTTCATATGATTCCATATAATGTTCTTCTTTTTTAGGATCATATCTTTTAACGTTAACAGTAATCATATACTACCCCTAATTAAATTCAGTATAAAAGAATAATAATTTCTCGTGAAATTTTGTTTATTTAAAAAATTTTCATTATTTTTTTTATATTTAATATTATCTTTTTTTTAACTTTTATAATTTTAATTTATGTGTTTTTATGATTTCATATATTTATGTATTATAACTTAAATATTTTATAAGATAAATATAGTAATATAATTGTAATTATTAATTATTAATTTTTCATCATTTTTAATTAACTATTTTTTTACATTTATTAACAAAGTTAATTATTTATAAGGAGTAAGTAATATGAATATAAATGAATTACTAGATTCAGAAAAAGGTAAAAAACGTTTCATGTTAGGTAATGAAGCGGCTGTAAGAGGTGTTCTTGAAGCTGGAGTTTCCTTAGCAGCAACATATCCTGGAACTCCATCATCTGAAATTGGGGATATTTTATTTCACATAGCAAAAGATGCCAATATTTACTTTGAATTTTCAGCAAATGAAAAAGTAGCAATAGAAGTAGCAGCATCTGCTGCAAGTTCAGGGTTACGTACATTTTCATTTATGAAACATGTTGGAGTAAATGTGGCAGCAGATTCACTTATGACTAGTGCTTATATGGGTGTAGAGGGAAGCTTTTTAATTTTAGTAGCTGATGATCCTTCAACATTTTCATCACAAAATGAACAAGATACTAGACATTTTGCAAGACAAGCAAATATACCTATATTTGAACCATCAAATCCACAGGAAATAAAAGATTTTATCCATTATGCATATGATATTTCAGATAAATATAATATACCAGTTATCATAAGAACAACTACGAGAGTATCTCATATGAGGGGTATTGTTGAAACAGATGAATACACTAAAAATACTATAACTAGTAGTACTTATGAAAATAAAGGTTTACATGTACCAGTACCAGAAATAGCAAGAGTTATGCATAAAAATCTTGTAGAAAAAATACATGATTTACGAGAAATTTCAAATAAAAGTCCATTAAATAAGGTATATGATAATGGGGCTAATATTGGAGTAATTACTTCGGGTGGGGCATATAATTATGTTGCTGATGTTATAAATCAACATGATTTAAGTGTAAATATTTTAAAACTAGGCTTTTCACATCCATTCCCTGAAGATTTAGTAAAAGATTTTTTAGAAAATAATGATGAAGTATTAGTTGTTGAAGAAGTTGATCCAATAAATGAAATGGAAACATTAGCTGTAGCAGGGTTGAATAATATTAATACTATTATTCATGGTAAAAAAGATGGTTCTTTACCTGAAATTTTAGAATATACTCCAGATATATTATATGAAGCTTTACAAAATTTACTTTCATTTGATGCAGAAGAAATTGAAGTAAATGCACCTTCAGAAATTCAATTACCTTCTAGGCCAGCAAACTTATGTTCTGGATGTCCACATAGGGCTTCATTCTATGCAGCAAGACAAACAATTAATAAAATGAATTTGGATGTTGAAAGTATTCATCCATCAGATATTGGATGTTATACATTAGGAATAGCACCTCCATATAATATGGCAAATTATTTAATGTCTATGGGTGCAAGTGTTGGGGCAAGCTGTGGTTTTAGTAAAGCAACTGATAATCAACCTATTATTAGCTTTATTGGTGATTCAACATTTTTCCATGCTGGAATACCACCTCTTATAAATGCTATACATAATAAAATGAAATTTACACTTGTAATACTTGATAATAGAATAACTGCAATGACTGGTGGACAAACAAATCCAGGAATTCCAATTGATGGGATGGGTGATGAAGCCCCTGCTATTGACATTGAATCATTAGTAAAATCAATTGGTGTTGGTTTTGTAGAATCAATTGATCCAATGAATGTAAATGAAATGATTGATTTATATCAAAAAGCTTTATCTTATGATGGGGTATCAGTAATAATTGCTAAACATCCTTGTGTTCTAATTAATAAGAAAGAGATAAGGTCAAGAAATTATCAAATTAAAGTGGATAGTGATAAATGTATTCATTGTAATAAGTGTACAAATCAATTAGCATGTCCAAGTATCAATGAAATCGATGGTGAAATAAGAATTAATCAAGCATGTACTAAATGTGGAGTATGTATAAACGTATGTCCAACAGATGCAATACATAAAGAGGAGTAGGTAACATGGCATATAATATTTATATTTGTGGTATTGGTGGACAAGGAATTATTAAAACATCTATAGTTATAGGAGAAACTGCTCTTAAAGAAGATATGAATGTAGTTATGAGTGAAATACATGGAATGTCTCAAAGAGGAGGAGTGGTGTCCACTGAATTAAAAATAGGTGATGATAAAAGTCCTATAATTCAAAAAGGAACTTCTGATTTAGTCTTAGCATTTGAACCAGTAGAAGCACTTAGGGCTTTAGAAAAAACAAATAAAAGTACTATTGTAATAGTAAACACATCGCCTGTACTTCCCTCCACGATAAATCAGCAAGATGTTGATTATCCGGAAGTGGATGCTATATTAGCAGAATTATCTGATAAAGTCAAAGAAGTATATAGTATGGATGCTAATAAAATAGCATTAACTGCTGGACATCCATTATCCATGAATATGGCAATGTTGGGTGGTGCTGCTGCAGTATCATCATTCCCGTTAGATGTTGATAAAATAATTGATACAATGAAAGAAAATTTACCACCAAAATCAATTGAAACTAATATAAAAGCATTTGAAGATGGATATAATTCTTGTAAATAAAAAAAAGTAGTAAGAAGGATATTATATTGAATATATTTCTTCAGGAGAAATAATATTTGAATTTCCTTCTTTTAATATTTCTAATCCTTTTTCCATATCTTCTAATTTTAATATAACAATAGCATTATATGTTTTCTGTTCAACAAATGCATATAAGTATTCGAGGTTAATATTATTTTTTTCAAGTACTCTGAGAAC
Coding sequences:
- a CDS encoding DUF308 domain-containing protein, whose translation is MKLPSNFNINLNAVILLLLGLIAISFPLVSTMTVGIITGFMFLMVALVLFITSTGKFIFSKYLGYLSIILAVLCLILSWFLMFDPADVTMLASYVIYILGIIMIISGISHIITAKVFKPVLIMGIIDVLFGILYIIVGTFIINPVHLGYVIGVWLLLSGILSLFSWDNY
- the glyS gene encoding glycine--tRNA ligase; translated protein: MGNEEMMSISRKRGFLYPSFEIYSGVAGFYDYGPLGGVLKNNIMNLWRKYYVSQEGFYEIEAPTIMPRNTLKASGHVDNFTDPMTQCTECNEVYRADHIIEAAINKEVEGLPDETLTEIIEENNIVCDNCEGKLAPVQSYNLMFKTQIGVSGKQTGYMRPETAQGIFIAFKRISRFYKDKLPFGIVQLGKSYRNELSPRQGVIRLREFTQAEAEIFVDPSDKSHENYSTIEDYELRLYSQKEQLNEEEPIQIKVKDAIKNNIVSSEMLIYQIVIARKFLTDIGIPEDAIRFRQHLPDEMAHYAIDCWDAEVKTDQYGWVEIIGIADRTDFDLKSHIAHSKEDLSVFKEYETPKTVTVTKPSFNMKKFGPTFKGDSAKAKEILEKTNPDIIKSTFESGHKYEFEINDTQYEIDDSFVTFETKEEQIRGERIVPHVIEPSYGIDRIIYSTLLHSYTEDTSEEGETRAYLKIPAKIAPIKVAVLPLVNKEPLVDIARNIEKTLRKNNIITTFDGSGTIGRRYARGDEIGIPFAVTIDYDTVEDKKVTIRNRDTFEQKRIDIEKLPLIITELINGFSKFEEIKE
- a CDS encoding RNA methyltransferase → MKIYTVFVEPKTSGNIGFLARCMKNFGLKKLVLINPCKLENDAYYQAMHARELVQDALIYDTLDEFIKDNEITSVVGTTGTPGGSYNVPRIPITPEELGKTMQINGNIALLFGREGDGLSNHELESCDVLVTIPTSDEYPIMNITHAATIIFYEIFKNKKSYPIDNIDIASYEDKEILLQLTDNIISKLDYAEHKEKQVKILVKRIIGRAFMVGRETRTLRGTLKRIDTRIKKSHEE
- the dcd gene encoding dCTP deaminase, whose protein sequence is MAILSDIDIKKYLDEDKIVIDPILDEKQIQPSSVDLRIGNEFKGFKIISKPYIDPFDNTDLESYMESFTIDDEQPFIIHPGEFTLATTLETVKLPDDIVARVEGRSSMGRLGITMHVTAGYIDPGFEGKITLEISNIGKMPVALYPKQRVCQIVFETMTSPSAKPYGHKERDSKYMGQTGPQVSKIKEDFDIKQGGK
- a CDS encoding YbjQ family protein, producing the protein MKLVTTPNIEGKSVKKYYGIVNGEGLIGANVYKDIFSGVRDVVGGRTSTYEKELKKAREIAINSMIEKAEAMGANVILNVRIKYSNLGGTMGNTILVSVNGTAVLY
- a CDS encoding SIS domain-containing protein; amino-acid sequence: MEYGMYHEIKDQPISLRRTIDAEKKHMEQISKEFSKFDKIFLIGCGSSLSTCYTVKDAMKSISTKNIDVQTGFDFVDYQYLEKDSNVGVILTSQSGETSDTLAALRKAKKYNIKTVSITNIEDSSMAKEADDTIITRCGEELAILGTKTYVTQLFSLYVILFNMVKTERSQKVLEQLDLIPDIIENLINNTEEKSKQMAKTNKDVDLFYCMGSGLNFGLAYKLAMTMFMEGSLKHACPVYSGEFRHGLIERVEKDVTVVFLKSDDDFDDVTKRAITFCEDLEVNSIIFDLKDYADIDPLLTPFGLIIPLEWFIYHLSIYNGEDPGSTRHIGKIRY
- a CDS encoding DUF1611 domain-containing protein, whose translation is MYSIKSSKEFNDLSPFIIIGAGGGGEKFSNFSGVETAGFLDDSEQKQGKDFCGHIVGSDLKKMVEETNSKTVAIMLPIGAEGAALKYAVQAIDLGQNVLASFRSLPLEENPSLIKFAKQKGVQIKQISSRLDNVEKVMGKAPEKVTEVLPKITYMHKKPVIYVGGTSQESGKRTTTRKLGKAAKDLGLNAIIFSTDEMGLDEPTDINFRAGSLSVMDVPAAIMGTVKYMEENEDADIIFIEGQASLTETGNPHPKGLSASILFGAMPDAVILCHRPNHPFREPVSIATELNAVEAVEPTKVIGLSINRRNSPETSLEEIESEFNLPTVDLHTDSNGGITRLIKTVLDYVGEE
- a CDS encoding TatD family hydrolase, which gives rise to MIIDAHMHADTRPLENFKDIKMAGVEAVIACAHDPLEMNQSNVTIEHLNRIVYQEPKRIARHGVTVYAAVGVHPRAIPIDYTKVIEKLPEYMMEKHVIAVGEIGINSTAKLEQEVFVEQLQFADENNYNVIVHTPRTDKAEVTKTTIELIDNNINPKLVQLDHVDFSIVDMIIDKKYTLGITVQPEKMSVDDTVRMLDKYGFDKFVLDSDMSSAPSNHMSLPETKHSLEVNGFKKSDINKVLYKNIVDFHDLKI
- the tfrB gene encoding fumarate reductase (CoM/CoB) subunit TfrB, with protein sequence MITVNVKRYDPKKEEHYMESYEIEKTNKMKVLDALQQINNKYDAEIAYRYSCRAGQCGSCAIKVNGKAKLACKAEINDNDTLEPLDFKVIKDLIVDRSTLNDETNNLNLYMASIDSNETVSEPAIIKPEEYKRTEALRGCIDCYSCISMCPVIQKTENYVGPYFMRALSEISFDPREDFSRNEDAIDAGIYYCTSCGQCSITCPKEIDIYGKAIEKLRAQICTEKEGPLKEHKIIREYVHDTGRSVQPTGEGKYPEGFVKSYNQTHKFEEKPKIAFFTGCMIDNRLPWIAENLITILTKLGYEVDIPEEQVCCGSPLLRTGQTEIIPNLVKKNYEIFKEYDIVLTVCAGCGSTLKRNYPEYGANLNVMDITEFLDGKLNSEDMKELDIKVTYHDPCHLIRGQGISKQPRNILNNLKGVEFIEMAKPDQCCGAGGGVKSGKPELAEALADDKVDMIKELDVDYVVTNCPFCEFNIQDSLTKNNMNTSIINLMELIKRAYE